The Branchiostoma lanceolatum isolate klBraLanc5 chromosome 3, klBraLanc5.hap2, whole genome shotgun sequence DNA segment TTCTAATAGGATAGATGATTTTGGATATGAAATTCATAACAGCAACAACACGATGGAACATTCCTTACCTATGCCTGACATCAATGTACTATTGGACAGAGAGATACTGTTTGTGATATAGTGGAAAAGACATTTTATACGCAACATTTATACAGAACAATATCATGTTGACTGTCTTGACACagaaaaagtacagaaaataaAGTAGAACATCAGAagaaactgcaacaacacttattgATCTGATAAAAGTGGCCCTGTTGATCGAGATTTTTCCTGGTCGGTTCTTGAGTTGTTGTATTGATTGTTTAAGCTTGGCAATAGAACAAGTCTTCCTGGTCTTGTCATATTGGATATGGATGTACCGATATTGCATCCACGGCATACTAATCATTGAACCTTCAGTAAGTTCCAgaaaacatttttcttgttcCTGCACtatacaaaaatgcaaagttacTCTGTAGTGCTAACTTTCAATACAGACGCAACAAACTTTTCAACCAGAAATTGTTCAGATTGTCATTTGTTAATGGGCAAATGTTTAGCCAAATGCGTGCATATTGGTATTGTCTTTGAAATCTAAATTAGTTCTTGGTGACTGCTTTCTGAAGCAAATAGGTATAACAATAAAGCAATAATGCAAATCAACAAACAAGTACACATCCAAACGTTAGTCAgctgcaggtagtaaacacatGGAAGGGATATAAATATTCAGCATAATTAATCAAAATGTAACcccctactactactactacatttgGGCGTTTCTATCAAAATGTTGCAAGCAGCTAAACGAAACTAAACTAAAGCTAACTAACCACGTTTGATTCAACCATAGCGCCAATTCAATTACAGGAAAAACTGATCATACGGTAATCAGAAATACATGCGAACTAGTAGCCTGGTATGTGAGGTTATCAATATTTTTAGGCACCATAAAGAATCATGGGAAACCAACAGAACGCTAGCTTTGTGTCAAATTTTACAGCAACAAGGGATCAGACATAAGGGACACAGCTACGTCCTGGACTGCCCTTTTGGTTTTGTTTGTGCTAGAACTCATAGAAAAGGGTCACTTTCACAGTCCTAGAGTCTATAAAGAATTGCAACTTTTACTTTCAGCTGTCTCGAAGTAGATGCGGCGTCGGCGCCCATCCTCAAACATGGCACCTCAGCACAGCCGGACTTTGTTGACAAATTCCGTGAATTTGCCCCCGTACCTCACACATAGCTCAACATGTGGCACTCAGAATAACACATATGATGCTGGGCATCCTTAGCAATGCACAGAACGTATGAAACTCACCGTAGGAGCCTGTATTCACGTGTTTGTGTGAGGATTTGTCGGCAGAAATCGTCCAAAGCGGCACAGCTCCACCATTTTGAGCCACCTGAGCAGGGGGAGATCCCACAATGCACCGGAATTCCGGTCATGACCCCAGACGGCCCCGTATGTAGTCATAACATTACCTGATGATTATTTTAAAGGTAggctttttaaaaagatttttgaCAAGCAGGATGTCTATGCTTTATAACAAAGAAGCACTAATAGCATGCAGCATACAAGGAAAGCTCATGGCCAAACCtttaatatgaaaatatgatattgCCTATACACCTATCAGTATGCCCCCAAGATGCCATGGAgtttttgatactgtaaattcatttaaagtttgcatggtttttatttcgcgctaaggggaaaatggagtgttcgcagtggcttTAATTTCGCAGCAGTACCATAGTCAGtgacatactgctacagtattggacaaaatgtttgtggtggttttaagttcgtggtgaagcAGTTGccacaaaaactgtgaacataaaaccaccacgaacatttctgcatttacagtaatgattATTTATTGTTTACATCAATTCTAAAACGTGGTGAAGTGACCCATTCGGCACAGAGGAAAGGACCATCAACTTACTAATAAACTCAAGCTCATGCACTCAATCAGATGGAGGACAAGGaattttagtacatgtactttgagtTTGACTAAGGAGGATCTGGACAATTTTGATATAACATCCAGGAATAGACAGAAATATTTTACACTGACACATGGAGCGAGATTCAAAGTCTCTGTGATTATGTTATATCCAGTCTCAAGTTTTCAATGTATGATAATAAGGAACAATATCGTCATCACATGATTGCCTATAACATTACCATTGACATTTTTAATGTTATGTCTTCTAACGATAATGTCATTGTCtaaggaaatacatgtaataccaaAGAGTTTTAAACGACTCCTAACCCATGTTTCGAGTATAAATGTGTATGGTATCATGCTTATATAAAGCATACAAAGGGTtgtaatttttaaaaaaatttacaATACTCAAAATTGCTTCACCCTGTGtttatgcaaggaggtttaatatatGTTTACCCCCTGTGTTTACATTTTTTGTGATCATGCAGAAAGTGGGTTACCTATGGGATCTTGTGCCTGACCGCAGCCATATTGAATTTAGGTCGTCCAGAGAAGTTGCAGATCGTCTGAAATCATCTCAGCCTCTACTCCTGTTTATATCATCTTCATCTCCtcaaaaccatcgcaaaattTACTTTTGGAGTCAAATTTACAATGAAGCTTCTCTGAAGCATGCTTCACCAGGCGCCAAGGACTGAATTCTCGAGCCAATGTCAGCTGAACGACTCCTGGAGCATATCAATTTTTCCTTGGGATTTCGCCTGATGAAGAAGGCAAATTATAAGCTTTGAATTCCATGGAAAATAGACCGTAGTTGAAAAGCACGTCGAGTTGCAATATGTCGAAGAGGAGTAGAAATACAATACCGGCCCTACAAGGACGGGAAGTCGGCGCTCCTGGGCTGTGGACGCCGGCTGCACTGAGGTTTTTGGCCGAGGACAAGGCTGCTCTATTTTCCCAAGACAACCAGGTCTGATTATTATAACGAAGTTTTTGCATTTTTGAGACGTTATTTACGTATCTTAAAACCATCTAGATATACTTACTGTGTTTCTGTTGTGGTTATCTTAATCGGAGGGAAGAAATTGTGCCGATTTGAATAAGACTAAAGAGGATGTACACAAATTTGCTTCGAATTTGGGTGTACCCCTGTGCACATCTCAAATTATGTAAATCTTTCCAAAATTTATGATCTGGACGATGGGATGTTTGACAAAGGGTTCAAATTATCTCTCTAGCagattttgcaatttttgctaCGTTCCTAAGAATGATTTTACAATTTCAGGTTGAGAAGAAAATCAGAAGACTGCAAAAGAAATAtactgttatacatgttggaattCTGGAGCAGTATCCAAAATCGTTTATGCATAAGTTGTTTTCATAGCTTCGGTGGCTATTGGGAGGACGTATCTGCTTGTATATTTTATAGGAGTACACTATATGCAATATACAAGCAAATACATCCTCCCCAGAGTTGCCACGACTACATTATGTCACAGAGGCCTTACTGGCTTACATGTCATGTAAGGCCTCTGTGACATGATGTACATGGATACAAAATCCtgcatttattttgtatcaataATTCCATTGAAAGAATTAACCTGACGTTAACCTTGTTTACAACATCTGCAATTATTGTTGTGTACAGATTTCATACGGTGATTCTGTACACAAATGGCAATATTTCCcctcacagatgaactttcattcgaactgccccccccccccctcccccatgactggagggtttgtactgacctgtgcATAATGTAATGTTTGGTAACCCCTCTGCAGGCTGTGAAGCTCCCAGGAGATGCCAGGACTACATTCCTGATGGCCTTCAGCCATGATGGGTAAGCTGACAGTTCTGTCATGATCCCAAGGGAATGTTTAGgcggcagggctcgaaattcatttttgcaaataggtgcactggtgcagcCAGCCCAaaagattaggtgcacagaaagaattttgggtgcaccacatagaataggTTTGAATGTCAGAGAagcataattacaaagttttacgctcttaagaacttcaatctgtaattccaTACGACCATAGCTAAccttgaaatttaaaacaagtgatacatcacaAAAGGTTGTATTGCTATTTTTGATACTTACattacaagaatattctgtatgcttagtgtacaatagtgcctttaccctatagcctacaaaaatatcaaggtgcacagtcaaaaattaggtgcacagctccaattttgtgtgcacacaggtgtacatgcacccagtatttcgagccctgggggGTCATGTGAGCACCTCATGCCCTGGAGCTGTGAATTGGCATCGTTTCATGTTTGGTTTACAATACAAACCTACCGTATGGCATTTGTGACAATAGAAGTAGGAATACCTGAAATACTAAGATGTTAATGGCGGGACTTCAAGTCTTGAGCCAAAAATTATACAACTACAGGCATTAGACAACAATTCAATTTCATCTCAACATGTCGAGGTGGCAGTTTGACACTTAGTGTCCTTACCTATATTTTCCCTTTGTTTATCCGGAGCCGTCACATGTGCATGCACATGCACAAACTGCTAGTAATCTTGTTTTTACGAGGCTAagcagaaagaaagaagaagaagacacagAAAATGGCATCTaggaaaatgtaacaatttggcctccccaacatctgcttggtaaTTTTTTACAAGCACAAGTGTATTATCAATAAACTTTATAAACTAAAAAAATACACTGTTTACTTTACTACTCATTCAAACATAAACTGTTTAAAGCCAGAGTACACAAAGGCTGTAAGAAAATTAGTACGGCTACTTTGAATTCTGTTTctctcagatgtcagattgtaaatgttatgtcccttgccagcaatCGACCCCAAAAAGGCTAAGGTCaacaggtttttgctagggtcggttgGTTAATACAACATTTATTTCCCTAGGCCCTATCAAAGATATGTACAGTGTATGacatagtgctgcataccttaaCACCGaacctaaactggatttgtagAAACGTTTAGGTTCAGATGAAAAAAACACCTAAACCTCTGGAAACCTCCAGACTTGCAAAAAACCTTAGATTGTGAAAATTGTGCTGGacaaaaatattgctgtttttgtgtatattactgagcttttgtgtttactattGACTACCCGGTACATAATTTTGTCTGtattgttttcaaattgcatgtcaaatttatgccaatatgcaattctATGTGTAACCGAAAAATACTAatttttagcacacatatgccatgggttcagatCCATGATACCATAGATAGTAGCATTTCATTCATTGCTATATACTGAGACAATTGGTATTTCATTCATAGCTGCTATATTTTATCTACCATAGAACGCTGATGGCATCCAGTCACGGCGACCACAACATCCATGTGACAGACCTGCGTACGGGAAAGTGTATCCGCACCCTGGTTGGCCATTCCCGCACGCCCTGGTGCGTGACCTTTCACCCCTCGTCCAACGAGATTCTGGCGTCAGGCTGTCTGGATGGGGAAGTCAGAGTTTGGGACCTACATGTGAGTTGTGCTGCTACGTATGACTTTTGATAATGgttatctttattgcatattcataccAAGAGGAATAAATTCACATATGACCACACGTGATCTACAGGATGTAAAGTATAAAGCATGAAACACTTATGCCAATGCTAAACACAATGTGTTTAAACCCTAtactattgtatatatatatatatagttcttCTCACTTTTTGAAACACGTGGAAACATAACTGACAAACGTCTGAAACATAAATGCACATCTAATGACCATTTTTTTACCAAGCTCAATCCAGGGGTCAGGTTTCCCTCCTGAAAAGTCTTCTTGtcccaaagaaaaaaaatgcctttCCCCTAGTCCAGAACATGCAGAGAAAGTCTTATGGTTGAGAAATATGTTGTGAAAGTCAAAATGAAAGATGGCATCacttgttcatgtacatgtacatgtacatgtgttttgtgAACAGCTGTGTACCTGGATGAGTCCTTCCTTGGTCCATTACAATTTATCCATGCACGTTTGAAGAAGATTTTTTCAATGATTGAAATTCTCATGTAGTCCTCCTCTTGAATCAGTTTTATTTCATGTCCACATCATATGATAGCCCTTAATTTTCTGTACTCTCTCACACAACGACAGGGTGGGAGTGAGAGGTGGACGTCGGAGTCCAACACCGTCATCGCATCCCTGACCTTTCACCCCTTGGACCAAGTGTTGGTGATCGCCACGGGCAACGCTCTCCACTTCTGGGACTGGAGCCAGGACAAACCGTTTGCCTACGTCAAGACGGCGCGGGAGACAGAGAAGATTAGGTAATGGATCAGGGCGTGGTCACGTTCACGTCCTAGGTTACggaagaagaactttatcgTGCCACAATTGTAACTGGTGCACATGAGAGTTGAATTATTGCTAATTGTTAACAAATATTAACAACTAATccaatctatgactaacagaagaaataatctatagaaaaaatgtacatgcttATGCTCTAGAACAGTACGTTTtagatattgtatttttttaaagcaggctgtgacagaagtTGACAAGCATCTAAGACTGTGTTTTTGGTAACAAGACAGAtgaattttgtatgacacatgCACCCCTATCACAACAATGCTCTCAGATTGCGATCATACGACAATCATATGGCAGATGTGGTCGCTCTCTTTCTCATTACTATGTTCACTAATGCCTAGCCTGTTAGTTTCCTTTCATTGGCCTGAAgtattgtttatttgtacaAAATACTGATAGCGGTCATATCACTGCCATTGACAACATTTTAATGAAGTTTTTAGACCAGAGAAGGGTATGGAAAGACCAAGTTATCTGCCTCTATGTTGAACTGGCCATGGGATTATTGAGGATCCTATCATGTGAAAAGGTACTACTAATAGTAGATTTGTAGTTATGTGTGCATTCAAGTTTTTTGTTCAGCTCTGATAACATTATAAAATTGTTTTCTCTTTATCGTTTTTCAGACTTGTCAAGTTTGACCCACTTGGTCACCATTTACTGACAGGGATTGCCAATGTGCCAAATGTTCGGGTAAGTACAAGAACAATGAGtacaggtaggtaggtaggtagtcgacgtgcgTACGAATGTATCTTATATGAAGGAAATGTTACCATAAAAGGCCTGgacattcttttttttacataggTATAAGTTAAATGTTAGATTAAAAGTTagatgaaactaggaattgaataAATGTTATGACGGTATGTTTGTGACGTGATTCGAGCGTATTATGGTATGATGGTAGAGCTTTGTTAATTGCTCATTTCATTTTAGCAGTTCTCATGCATTTAGAGAGTGTAAAATAGCCTTGAATTGAGTCCTGTTAGCTTGAGCCCATCTCCAACGTGTTGGCAGACTGTTAGAAGCGGACTAAAACTAACTAGACTCCTGAATAAGAGGAAACAACActcattacaattttttttcataagaatttcccatgttttctttttcctccAGCCATTTGATGCAGGAGTCGTGCAGGTGGACAGCTCGGACTCGGAGACAGACATGCTGCCGGAGCCAGATGACTCGGAAATGCCGCCCCGCATGTCTGTCTGGGACCGCCGCTCCCGCGTTCTCCACCGCCTACACTCCATGGAGCAGGACCTGCGGCGCCGCCTGGAGCTTCTCAGCAGCGCTGCAGCCCGCCTGGACCAGATGGAGAATGAGATGCGCAACATGATGGGGTCGTTTCAGGGTCACGACCAGGCGATGCTACCCCGGGGGCGGGTTTCTGCACGGACCTTAGCAGATCCAACCTCCAACCGAGCCGACAGCACTGCCATACGGGCTAGGAGAGGGGGGAGTGGTAACATGCCTCCTAGTCTACAGGGAACTGCAGGTAGGGCTTCTTCTTCAAGCCTACACGACCTGGATGCTCGTTTATCCATCAACCACCAGAGGATACGCAGAACGCAGGAGTTCATCGACAGGTTGCGAGCGCGGCTCGGACTACAGCCGTCTTCTACGCTGAGTAGGTACGAGAACCCTCCGTCCGATGAACTGCCAGGATTGGGCAGCAGGCGTGGCTCCGAGGGTAGTCAAGGCAACCGGCTGAGATTGACAGCCTCCTCTAGTATGCAAAGCGCCACGAGTAACACCAGTGACACTGGTAGCAGTAGCCGGAGAAGCCTGCAGTACCGGTCTAGCATCAGACGTAACATTGCCAGCCAGTCTTCTGCACCTGGTATTGAACTGACAACTCCCGTTAGTGTACACAATGCAGGCATAATTAACATGAACAGACCTGGGGTTAGTTATGTTTCAAGAGGCTGTGGAAGTAGGAATTCTTTTGGTAATGTGAATGCACAAGACACTTCTGCTAGTGGCGGTGTAAATACAACAAGTAATGGTGGTGTGACAACACAAGGCACCAGTGTAACCACTGCTGGTGTGAATGTAAACCTACCAGAAATTGGTACAAACACAAGCAGTAGTGGTGCCAATGTGCCAGACACTAGTGTTACCACATCTGCCACAAGTGGCTCGAACACACAAGTTTCTAGCAGCACAGACAAACCAGGCAATGTTGCAAACACATCAGAGGTAAACACAATAAAGAACTCAATAGGTAGCAATGCGAGACAACCCTGCAATACTACTAGCTGTAATGTCAAGAACGAGGCAGCTTCCATAACTACCACTAGTACTGGTAATGTCACAAGGTCCAGGCAGACTGATAGCAATACCAGGGGAGGAACCTTCCCGCCCGGAGAGAACAACTCTCGCAGGCAGGCAGCAGAAGGTCTGCTTGACCTTGGAAACCCTTCCCCTGGGAGACCCCAGTCAAGGTCAAACACATCTCAGACAAACGCTGTGACTCACAAAGGTAAAGACTCTAAGCTTCCTTCCAGTAGAAATACGGGAACGACTCCAAGAAGCATCAGCAGTACTCCTGACGCGGGAGGTATGCCCCACCATTGGTGGACACTTAGTTTCAGCAACAGTCAGCGTCACTGCCAAGATAGAAGCTTCCCAGTTCCTCACAGTCGTAACACAAGTACGACAAGTACCAGCACTGCTGCCACGTCTACAACAGAGAGCAGTCGCCCCACTATGATGAGCACCAGCACTTCTATGGTTTCCTCCTTGCTTCGAGGAAACCAGAGAAACAAGTCAACGTCCTCTGCAGAGTCTGTCCGTTCGGCCAGTGCTTCTGTTTCTAGAAACAACAGGGATGCGTCTGGAGAGACACATGTTGATGGAACCGAGTCAGAGGAAGACCTAGAGCCTCCCGCAAAGAGAGTCAGGTCTTCCCTACCCTCACACAAAGCATCAACTTCAAGTACAAATCCTCCAAATGTGGACAGAGCTTCCACCAGTACAAGAGAAGGTGGAAACCAGTCCGTACAGGAAACAGCTTGTCCGTTGTTACCACCGAGGGGTGACCTGAGGTCATCACCAGCAAGTCTAGCTctcagcagaacttccagtgaGTCTAGTGCAGGGGAAGGGATGCCTGCCTTGAGTGAACACTTTACTCTGCCTTCCTATCACGAGGCAGTCACTCACACGGGTGGCGTGGAGACAAATAGAGAAGCCGGCACAACACGAGTTACTGCCGCGCAAAGCTCCGCCACTACAGCTCAAACCACGACAGCATCCCGTACAGAGTACGGCGGATACGCCAGGATCGGCTACTTCTCTGCCAGGCCAGTGCGGAGGGGAGCAGTCAGGAGGACATGGACGGAGAGCCAGCAGTCGGGGGACGATGTGGAGAGTGCTTCAGGCATAGAGAGCCAGCTCAGGTACCAGGCACATCAGGTCAACACTGCCAGGAGGAGGCTGGACTCACTACGGCTGAGGAGTCTACGGGCACTTAGATCACGGGCACAGAGGTTAGCATACAATAgctatttttgttgttattgttattgggtaggccgactactctctcttttcagccaggggctgaattgcgaggagcgcacgaTTGGCGGGGCTGAATCCCAAGGATCTGGAGTGACTGCCATTCGGAGTGcgggtgacctcaatacaacaattGCTCCATGTGCAGCCATAGGTTGCCATGCACTATGGTTGTGCTGAGGCTTTACCTAGAGTGTCTATCAGATGACTGGATGGTTGAGTTGATATTTTTTTGGTTGACATTTTACTGAAAAAATTGTTGCTTTCGAATGGTAAAGATGGTCTTTATCAAATCTTGAGGGTTTCGCTGAGGATCACCCATAGAGTCTTATCAGACCACTGGCTTTATATTGAATTTTTGGCTGAAATTCTACTGGAAAATTTGTTCCTTTTAATAGAAAAAGTTGTTCTTTACCAAAGTGAATGAAACGTCCACTGTGTCATTACATGACCTAAGGGGTACTGAGCAATGGGTGAAAGAAAAGTCTAGAAATAGCAAATTACAGCACAAATACATGTTATA contains these protein-coding regions:
- the LOC136430005 gene encoding activating molecule in BECN1-regulated autophagy protein 1-like isoform X1, which codes for MSKRSRNTIPALQGREVGAPGLWTPAALRFLAEDKAALFSQDNQAVKLPGDARTTFLMAFSHDGTLMASSHGDHNIHVTDLRTGKCIRTLVGHSRTPWCVTFHPSSNEILASGCLDGEVRVWDLHGGSERWTSESNTVIASLTFHPLDQVLVIATGNALHFWDWSQDKPFAYVKTARETEKIRLVKFDPLGHHLLTGIANVPNVRPFDAGVVQVDSSDSETDMLPEPDDSEMPPRMSVWDRRSRVLHRLHSMEQDLRRRLELLSSAAARLDQMENEMRNMMGSFQGHDQAMLPRGRVSARTLADPTSNRADSTAIRARRGGSGNMPPSLQGTAGRASSSSLHDLDARLSINHQRIRRTQEFIDRLRARLGLQPSSTLSRYENPPSDELPGLGSRRGSEGSQGNRLRLTASSSMQSATSNTSDTGSSSRRSLQYRSSIRRNIASQSSAPGIELTTPVSVHNAGIINMNRPGVSYVSRGCGSRNSFGNVNAQDTSASGGVNTTSNGGVTTQGTSVTTAGVNVNLPEIGTNTSSSGANVPDTSVTTSATSGSNTQVSSSTDKPGNVANTSEVNTIKNSIGSNARQPCNTTSCNVKNEAASITTTSTGNVTRSRQTDSNTRGGTFPPGENNSRRQAAEGLLDLGNPSPGRPQSRSNTSQTNAVTHKGKDSKLPSSRNTGTTPRSISSTPDAGGMPHHWWTLSFSNSQRHCQDRSFPVPHSRNTSTTSTSTAATSTTESSRPTMMSTSTSMVSSLLRGNQRNKSTSSAESVRSASASVSRNNRDASGETHVDGTESEEDLEPPAKRVRSSLPSHKASTSSTNPPNVDRASTSTREGGNQSVQETACPLLPPRGDLRSSPASLALSRTSSESSAGEGMPALSEHFTLPSYHEAVTHTGGVETNREAGTTRVTAAQSSATTAQTTTASRTEYGGYARIGYFSARPVRRGAVRRTWTESQQSGDDVESASGIESQLRYQAHQVNTARRRLDSLRLRSLRALRSRAQRAMSGESPYESQSTVTRPVVWQTFSHPTEPQPPVTPTRAGSLEPTSAGDGTVQESAFSTNVPSRFYGQHTRSESHRSPLGYIMRRHALNEGDREGSDRGGERVRRRLHGRFRHHTAGSSRAQPRVEYVHPHYRSVFHGSHRPSNAVHSAINRAIAGAFIGTGESAVASNIVNTTHRLQWWDFTKYQLPEISDASANVIVPHCKIHNDASIDISKDGCYLATFIPSHRGFPDDAVLSIISLQKDSLGDILYAKSFAASSGPNAISVSISPLGNYVLVGLASRMLHWQLVDKQMVAQVFQLRPAAEKALEGTLVHVQNVMHHCDPERRSHVSVNSACWLPGTGRGLVYGTNRGHLQICRLGYEPGSQQEQPEEPRLGPALNPFPPGSGGGGNARITTRRFSGSVAQRVVRERGVQHPMTNTTATQTPPGMTSAGTQTDQDISSI
- the LOC136430005 gene encoding activating molecule in BECN1-regulated autophagy protein 1-like isoform X2 translates to MSKRSRNTIPALQGREVGAPGLWTPAALRFLAEDKAALFSQDNQAVKLPGDARTTFLMAFSHDGTLMASSHGDHNIHVTDLRTGKCIRTLVGHSRTPWCVTFHPSSNEILASGCLDGEVRVWDLHGGSERWTSESNTVIASLTFHPLDQVLVIATGNALHFWDWSQDKPFAYVKTARETEKIRLVKFDPLGHHLLTGIANVPNVRPFDAGVVQVDSSDSETDMLPEPDDSEMPPRMSVWDRRSRVLHRLHSMEQDLRRRLELLSSAAARLDQMENEMRNMMGSFQGHDQAMLPRGRVSARTLADPTSNRADSTAIRARRGGSGNMPPSLQGTAGRASSSSLHDLDARLSINHQRIRRTQEFIDRLRARLGLQPSSTLSRYENPPSDELPGLGSRRGSEGSQGNRLRLTASSSMQSATSNTSDTGSSSRRSLQYRSSIRRNIASQSSAPGIELTTPVSVHNAGIINMNRPGVSYVSRGCGSRNSFGNVNAQDTSASGGVNTTSNGGVTTQGTSVTTAGVNVNLPEIGTNTSSSGANVPDTSVTTSATSGSNTQVSSSTDKPGNVANTSEVNTIKNSIGSNARQPCNTTSCNVKNEAASITTTSTGNVTRSRQTDSNTRGGTFPPGENNSRRQAAEGLLDLGNPSPGRPQSRSNTSQTNAVTHKGKDSKLPSSRNTGTTPRSISSTPDAGGMPHHWWTLSFSNSQRHCQDRSFPVPHSRNTSTTSTSTAATSTTESSRPTMMSTSTSMVSSLLRGNQRNKSTSSAESVRSASASVSRNNRDASGETHVDGTESEEDLEPPAKRVRSSLPSHKASTSSTNPPNVDRASTSTREGGNQSVQETACPLLPPRGDLRSSPASLALSRTSSESSAGEGMPALSEHFTLPSYHEAVTHTGGVETNREAGTTRVTAAQSSATTAQTTTASRTEYGGYARIGYFSARPVRRGAVRRTWTESQQSGDDVESASGIESQLRYQAHQVNTARRRLDSLRLRSLRALRSRAQRAMSGESPYESQSTVTRPVVWQTFSHPTEPQPPVTPTRAGSLEPTSAGDGTVQESAFSTNVPSRFYGQHTRSESHRSPLGYIMRRHALNEGDREGSDRGGERVRRRLHGRFRHHTAGSSRAQPRVEYVHPHYRSVFHGSHRPSNAVHSAINRAIAGAFIGTGESAVASNIVNTTHRLQWWDFTKYQLPEISDASANVIVPHCKIHNDASIDISKDGCYLATFIPSHRGFPDDAVLSIISLQKDSLGDILYAKSFGPNAISVSISPLGNYVLVGLASRMLHWQLVDKQMVAQVFQLRPAAEKALEGTLVHVQNVMHHCDPERRSHVSVNSACWLPGTGRGLVYGTNRGHLQICRLGYEPGSQQEQPEEPRLGPALNPFPPGSGGGGNARITTRRFSGSVAQRVVRERGVQHPMTNTTATQTPPGMTSAGTQTDQDISSI
- the LOC136430005 gene encoding activating molecule in BECN1-regulated autophagy protein 1-like isoform X3, with product MSKRSRNTIPALQGREVGAPGLWTPAALRFLAEDKAALFSQDNQAVKLPGDARTTFLMAFSHDGTLMASSHGDHNIHVTDLRTGKCIRTLVGHSRTPWCVTFHPSSNEILASGCLDGEVRVWDLHGGSERWTSESNTVIASLTFHPLDQVLVIATGNALHFWDWSQDKPFAYVKTARETEKIRLVKFDPLGHHLLTGIANVPNVRPFDAGVVQVDSSDSETDMLPEPDDSEMPPRMSVWDRRSRVLHRLHSMEQDLRRRLELLSSAAARLDQMENEMRNMMGSFQGHDQAMLPRGRVSARTLADPTSNRADSTAIRARRGGSGNMPPSLQGTAGRASSSSLHDLDARLSINHQRIRRTQEFIDRLRARLGLQPSSTLSRYENPPSDELPGLGSRRGSEGSQGNRLRLTASSSMQSATSNTSDTGSSSRRSLQYRSSIRRNIASQSSAPGIELTTPVSVHNAGIINMNRPGVSYVSRGCGSRNSFGNVNAQDTSASGGVNTTSNGGVTTQGTSVTTAGVNVNLPEIGTNTSSSGANVPDTSVTTSATSGSNTQVSSSTDKPGNVANTSEVNTIKNSIGSNARQPCNTTSCNVKNEAASITTTSTGNVTRSRQTDSNTRGGTFPPGENNSRRQAAEGLLDLGNPSPGRPQSRSNTSQTNAVTHKGKDSKLPSSRNTGTTPRSISSTPDAGGMPHHWWTLSFSNSQRHCQDRSFPVPHSRNTSTTSTSTAATSTTESSRPTMMSTSTSMVSSLLRGNQRNKSTSSAESVRSASASVSRNNRDASGETHVDGTESEEDLEPPAKRVRSSLPSHKASTSSTNPPNVDRASTSTREGGNQSVQETACPLLPPRGDLRSSPASLALSRTSSESSAGEGMPALSEHFTLPSYHEAVTHTGGVETNREAGTTRVTAAQSSATTAQTTTASRTEYGGYARIGYFSARPVRRGAVRRTWTESQQSGDDVESASGIESQLRYQAHQVNTARRRLDSLRLRSLRALRSRAQRAMSGESPYESQSTVTRPVVWQTFSHPTEPQPPVTPTRAGSLEPTSAGDGTVQESAFSTNVPSRFYGQHTRSESHRSPLGYIMRRHALNEGDREGSDRGGERVRRRLHGRFRHHTAGSSRAQPRVEYVHPHYRSVFHGSHRPSNAVHSAINRAIAGESAVASNIVNTTHRLQWWDFTKYQLPEISDASANVIVPHCKIHNDASIDISKDGCYLATFIPSHRGFPDDAVLSIISLQKDSLGDILYAKSFAASSGPNAISVSISPLGNYVLVGLASRMLHWQLVDKQMVAQVFQLRPAAEKALEGTLVHVQNVMHHCDPERRSHVSVNSACWLPGTGRGLVYGTNRGHLQICRLGYEPGSQQEQPEEPRLGPALNPFPPGSGGGGNARITTRRFSGSVAQRVVRERGVQHPMTNTTATQTPPGMTSAGTQTDQDISSI